The genomic region CCCCGCTCATGTAGTTCATGATATCGGCGAGCTTTCCCACGCCGCCGGGGGTGACGAAATCGTGCCCCGCGGACTTTACCGCCTCGTATTTCTTCCGGATGACCCGCGCGATCTCGAGTATCGCCTCCGGCGAGGTCTTGTCCATGCGGGCCATGCGCCGCGCCGCGTCCTTCGCGACGTCCGGGGGAAGCTTCTGCATGAGCTGCGCGGCCTTCTGGGCCGGCAGGTGCGCGAGTGTGACGGCGATCGTCTGGGGATGCTCCTTCTGGATCATGCCCGCGAGGATCTCGGAATCGATCTCGTTCAGGAATTCAAAGCCCTTTTCAAGGTTTCGGTGCGAAAGCTTCTTTAAAATCTCCCCGGCCTTCTCTTCCCCCAGGGCCGTGACCAGGAGGTTTTTCGCCGTGGATTCGCCCCCCACCGCCTCGAAGCGGCGCTTCTTGAGCTGCAGGAGAAACTCGCCTATCAGGTTTTCCCGCTCCTCGGCCGAGAGCTTTTCTATCTTCGCGATCCCCTCGCTTATCTTCGCGATGCTCTCGTCGTCCAGGTACCGGAGAATCTCCGAGGCAACGCCCGTCCCCAGCGCCACCAAGAGCGCCGCGGCCTTTTCGGTGCCGGACATTTCGTCGAATTCTTTCATCACCATATCTTTAAATTGAAATGACGGCTGCTGTCAATCCTTTTGAAACCGGCACGCGCCTAAAATATATTAGACTTGCTGCGAAACTGCCGTCTCGCGCTCGCGGGGAGCCCCTGCGGGGGGCTTTTAAGGGGCTTCGCCCCTTAAACCCCGTAAAGACCAGAGACGGCCAGACCGGGAAGCACTTCGACCCCGCCCTCGCTCGGCTTTTCGGCGGGAGCATCCAATCGTTCCGGAGGATATTCCTGAAATATCGGGATTGACGCGCGGCGGGGCGTGCCTAAAAATCGTTTTATTAGAAGCCGCAAAGGTTCGATAGTA from Spirochaetota bacterium harbors:
- the fliG gene encoding flagellar motor switch protein FliG, encoding MVMKEFDEMSGTEKAAALLVALGTGVASEILRYLDDESIAKISEGIAKIEKLSAEERENLIGEFLLQLKKRRFEAVGGESTAKNLLVTALGEEKAGEILKKLSHRNLEKGFEFLNEIDSEILAGMIQKEHPQTIAVTLAHLPAQKAAQLMQKLPPDVAKDAARRMARMDKTSPEAILEIARVIRKKYEAVKSAGHDFVTPGGVGKLADIMNYMSGDQEKRLMDHFEDSIPDVAQEIRDRIFTFENTATLSNQEMRLLIDELGDDMLVVRALKGAGDEIRFKFLRNMSRNRATDILNEIDLIGPLRVSEIQYARDQVVAVMRELNERGLIVLRKTKEGMID